From the Bombus affinis isolate iyBomAffi1 chromosome 4, iyBomAffi1.2, whole genome shotgun sequence genome, the window TCGCTGAGATAATTGAGCCGTCAGCTGCATGAGCCCCGAGCGCCATGATAGCGCCAGCACCACCACCCTCGCCGATATATTTTCTGCTCGAAGCGCCAGAGGAACACTTAGTGCACGCGACGAGAGTCCCGGTTCGAATTACCCCAAAACCATCCCTTCGCTCTTTGCTCCAATCGTTATGATAATGTCATCGTCCGATCTCTCCATCGGTGTAAGAACTCGtcgaaattttattcgatttaTGGATGAacgatatttgaaaaattacgtCATATTTGAAAAATGATGTCAATTATATTTGCGAGAAGAATTTATCAATAATGCTTAAACAGAGGATGATTTAACTCTTTCGAAATggacttctttttttaataatgaATGCAATAACGTGTTTGATGATATAGTACTCTCATAATAATGGCCtgcatacatttttataaaaattcattatatcttttcaaatcATAAAGTACCGTGGTGGAGAATAAAGTTATaacttaattaattaagaaaCTAAAAGGATGTTACTCTTAGAAGTTGAAATACGTAGGTATAATAAGATCTTCAAAATTTTGACTTAAATCTTTTCGATTTTCTGCCCGCTACATAATAGCACAGACTGTAAactttaaacaaatttaaatgATACAAGTTGagcataatttttaaaatttgatATACAATTTCATTTTTGATAAGATCCGTTTCAATGACGTCAGAAAAGTAACAACAATTCGATTGTTTTCCTAAGAGTTGGAGGGTATTGTACCATTAGTCCCATAAGATTAGCTTATTTAATGTTATTGTAATGCTTTATGATTTGTATGAAAagattaattgttaattatgcaTGAAATCGAGAAAATGAATAAACGAACGATTTTGCACGCTTAAAAATTttagataatataaaattgtatagtATGTAAGATATATAACCTAAGATATATAATGCAACGATATAATCGCGTACGAAAGATGCAACGCGcatgttatattaatataattaacagTAAAGTTAGCGTTCATTTAACACAACTTGTGACTAGCCATGTAGAACTAACGCGACACTGATATTCTCTTCTAGGAATTATTTAAATCGGTCTCATCATTGAAATAGTAAATcggtgtaattatattataactaatgttattgttatttcgAAAATAGCGAAAGCAAATTTCCATGCTTTAGCAGTGGTAGAAAAATAGGAAGATTGCTgtgttataacgtgtaccgtgaaaaaaaagaagataaaaagtaAACAGAGTTATGAGGACCTTATAAAACTTTATTGTGAAAAGAACTTGGAACCTAAGTACTCGGCTGACGATTCGTTATAATCCCTGTAACTCGATGTAGGATTCAGTAATGCGAGCCGACGCGTGAAATCCCGACGGGTTTTCTCGTGATGAGAATTCAGCCTGGGAACCCTCGTAGGTATGCAACGATAGTCTGAATACGGTCAAAGTGCTGTGAAGGTCGGAAAATCTGCATAGTTCCATTCGTCCTTTGGAAACACCTAAATATCTTTGTAAATTTAACTCAACTGTCATTCTTCAACCTATTTCACAGTCAATGTTAATTTAACATTCTGTTCATGCGAATTCGAGTGCTATTTCTTGGACCTCTAACCAGGTTaccaattaataatattagttatACTCGTACATTTCTCTATATATGTtcgattttataatttcatttccAATTCTTTGTATCTGCATTGGTACAACATAAAAATAGTTATCTCTCTCTGTCAAATATCGTATAATCTAGGAATTTCAAACTAATAAAAGTCATTTAACAACTCAATCGCTTAAAACGTACACATCGACAATTAAGTCCATTGTAAAACCTTATGAAGAGAGCAAACCAAGAACCATTCTTATCGAAAACAAGCCGGCACCTTGCGAACGAGCCTTCGCCTTAAAAAGGAAAGGTTCCGACGAGGGAACAAAATAATTTAACAATCTTTCCATATAATCTGCCGCCCCTTATCACAGTCCTATAAAACGCATGGTACGTGTGTCGTTCGAGATAACGAGGAAAATATATCATTGACCTTAAACGGAGGAAAGATCCGTGTATCACCGTACGATGACTTGAATAGGAACAGAAAGGAATTATCGTTCGAACGCCACGCGAATTTCCATCATATTTTTCCCCTCTACCAAAAGAGGCGGACATCATTCAAAGCGTTATTGCGGACTTTTACAATGCGTTTGACGGAGACAGAAAAGAAGAGGGATAGAGAAGaagtaaaagagagaaagaggcagTAATGCGGACCGATTATCCGTCCCTAGACACAGATACCTCCCTCTTCTTTTGTCACCCCTCTTCCTTCCAGTATTTCCCCTTGAGGAAGTTCCAGCGATCCCCTCCAAAACGCCTGGGGAGTCGAGAGGACTCGTTTAGGTAAGCTGCACATTCCAGAGGGATGGAAAAGTAGAGGGGATCCCGTGAAGTCTCGACGTCCGACGGGGATGATGGTTTCCGCGGGGGCCACACCCACCACCCCTAGAGACAGCCAATCACATCCATGGGCCGAAGGGTTACCAGCGATTCGAAAGCTGTCATCGTGCCAGACCTGGCTTTGCCTGGCGTTTCACGATATAAATCTAGAATTTAAGGTCTTAAAACGTCGCTATTCCCTCCAACGCTGCTCCTCCTTTTCGACGCTCAAACGGCCCTCCCGGTTTCACTGCGAACATTCCGCGAAAAAGATTCAACAAAAAGAATCCGCATCTGGAGgacttctttctctttctctctctctctctctctctctctcactctctctcactctctctcacaCATAGCTGTTAACCGAAGTATCGTTTTCGGGGATTCTTTTGGAAATCCAGTGGTTTCTTCCAGAAGAGCATGATACTGGATATACTTTCGAAATATTTAACAACAATTTTCTAATATGTAAGTATCACCCATAAACGTTTTATTATCCTGTTGCATAGTAGACTGAGAATTTTTCTGCGttcatgaaaaattgaaaatacgcGGAATGCGCGCGATATGctggaatatataaaatatcgaaaatacagtactcgttataatatttaataggtgAAAGAAATCTCTGATTAGGTTCCATTTCTTTAGTTGCATTCACAGAGATATGAGTCTGCGCAAGTATCCACAATTTCTGATCTTCaaaaataagtattatattgaGACGTTTTTAAATCTTCCTTTcgatactgtataacgtttagGAAAGGGATAAACTTTATGTTAAAGAAACAAAGGGGAATAATTGAAGAATGAGCGGACAAATGTATCCGTTGCAATAGAAGATAATCAGTCGCATAATCATGACGACACCGACCAACGAAACCATTGTTATTCGATTATCATGTACATAAGGATTCCCATTCGCTAGTTAAAACAAGGATTCCCAATGTTGCTGCTCGCGCCAAAGGCACAGATGCATGcggtgtctctctctctctctctctctctcttcggaTCTGAATCTGTTCGTTAATCAAGTCAGTAGCTCAAAATGGCTTCCTGCCTAGTAACACCCTCGGATAGTCTCTTTTCGATGTCACCTCGGCAAATGCGGCTCTATCAATGCAGAATCTCTCGCGTCGTCGAACACGGTCTCTTTGATTTCCGCGATTACATTCTGAGTTGACAGGTGCGTACTAACGTGGCCGGGGACGTTCCGTGTCGACACGTGTGCACGTACGCATGAATCTGTCCACCGTTCCAACATTTCATCTGTCACGACCGGCtctattttattatacattcgCGCCTTCGGGCTCTCCGTTCCAAGTATCGATTCGTCCGCGTGTCGTCCGGAAAAAGAGCTTTTTACTTTGTCCGATGATAATCGATGAAATAAGAGGAGACCAAGGTATTCGTTTAAATTACATAAGAAGATACGTTGTATCAGCGAATAGTTGATTAGGGGTCGACACTTCCTCTCTTGGATGATTGTTATCGATGAATAGAGATATCGAACTTCTTCTGTAATACGATTAATAGATTATAATATTAATCTAACATATGACTTCCGTTTTTGTATTTCGCCTCTTTGCACTTTTGCATAACGTTCTTCgtatctatttttctatttcttctctttttgttttttatacTGTGCTTTGCATcgttgcatttatatttatatgctcttttaaaatattgtttttcaGTGTTAAAAAAAATCATTCTGTTTGTAATAGAATCAGATTTGATAGGATTGACATGCGTGAATATATTCAATTATCTTAagctttttatcaatttttgaaCTTAGGTGCTCATCTAAAAAGGAGAAATTCAGTTTACAATTTCAATTTACACCGATGTTCATCCCCTACTATAACTTTTatcgtatttcaaattttataccagcgatacaaaaataaacggCACAGCCACTTCGCGGTATAATCTAATACATTTGCCTATTTCAGTTGAATGTGCGTACGCGAATTTTGATTACTACGAATTTTGATTACTATTCAATATCGGTATTGTAACCGCGGCCGGAAATAATAGAGAGACCTCGAAACCGCAGAACCACACGTACGTAGAACCATAAACGGACAGACAAATTGTCTTTTAATCAATAGCGTGCAATGAAACTAGATATCGGAATACTCTAAATCATCGCTATTAGCAAGTGCGCATATTTTGATCACTATGACCGCATAAATCAAGAGTTCTCTGTTCTTTGAGACAGAAATTTGTTAATAACGATCACTCATTACGCAATTACACACATTACACAACGCAAATtacatttctttcttcttaattgaaatattttagagGATGAATCgatataaattttatgtttcttaATCGTTGCACAATGACTTACttatattacattcttttacTTCAAATTAGAGATTTCTGAAGAGACGAAACATCGTCGTGGTATTatcgagaaaaaaggaaaaaaattgagaaatctAATATATATGCAAAAATGTCGGAGCGATTTATAACGAGACTCGATAGATATCATCTGACAATCCCCGGCAATACGCGAGCATTAGGGTAGAACGTGTATGATAGAAGCGTTGATTCTAGGGATGGCGATAATAAAAGGGGTTGGTGTACGACCGCAAGCGAGACCAGATAATTGCGCTGTCAGAGACACAGCTAGCTGGTTGCGCATTGATATCGACTACAATTCTCCAAACTATTATTTTCGCCTGTTGCCTCGGCTGATATATTATGCGACATCGCACGTCACAGTTCCCGATAAATCACATTCAATTTTCATTGTTCGCGTCTCTCTCTGTTCGATTGAAAACGCGCTCGCGCCAGACTTCGTTTCATTTTCAACGCTACTTAATCTGAATCACTTATCCATCGTAGTGAATTAACTTCATAAATATTTCATGGATGATAAAATAAATCTAACAGAATTCAATTTTAGAATGCATAGCTCTATACTAGAACTATGTTAGAATCGATAAATTCTACCTCGTCGTCGGTAAATAAACCACAGATCGTACAAAAAACAAGCAAGTTAAATTCACTCTAGTTGAATATTCACAGCAACGAAGCATTGAAAGGTCGTTGTAGTGCATTCGTTTATACCGGGATTAAATGTGCAGTGGGCGCAAGCCACGTAAGTGTTATTGAGTTCATTTCATAAAGAGCATCCTTGGTAGTTCTTGTAGATAAGTTTCAAGGGCTTTAATAGACATTCGTATCATGAGAGCACCATTAACTCTAGATTACAGCGCTGTGGTATTTACACAGCCCAGGGGCGTAACGTAATACGTGCTGGGTCTCTTTCCTCTTCTCAACCCTTGTGCTTCTGACCAGGTTCCCTCTCTATCTTCCTTTGTACGTGTTTTCGTTCTCCCTTGTACTCCCTTTCTATCCTgatttccttctctctctctctcttcctctccctTTTCTGTCCCTCGTGCCATCACCGCATCATCCCTATTTGCTCGACTATCCCCTCGAAATGTATCACTTCGCCTCATTTAATATCGTGGGACGTAACCCGTAGTGACGCCATTGTTCTCGCTAACGGTGGATCACTGCTAAAATAATACCTGCTAATGGCTCCTGGTTTTAAACTGACAAACATTGGCCACGAGTGTAATAATATAATGCGAGATAACCCGGCAATGGTATAGTTGCTCGCGTGCTGCCTTTACTCCCGTTGCTCGTACGCCTAGCCGTAAATTCATCGCGTTTGCGTCTTGAATCACACGGTACTATATGCGCTCTTTGAACCTCGAGTGCCGTGCGAAGTGAGATCGAAGAGGGGTTGCAATCGTAGAAACGAGGCGTTGCTTTGACGCTCGTAATTCGTTTCGATCAATTGGAACGGTTCATTGGAAACGAGTCATCTTAATGTCTTCTGGATCGTTCTTGTGTTAATGATGTAGATATCGAATAGTGGCGTCTAAGATTATTTCTTCTAATACGATAGAAATAGTTTACttagtatatattatatcttcgtgtataatagaaatatttaattcaGTACTGTATCTTCTAATATGATAGAAACAGGCGATGAAATTTGTTTAACTGCTGATTAAGGCATCTACCTCAATACTTTTGGCGTTTTTTACATTTGTATGTGTcgatttatttttgtaaatttttccaACGATTTTCCAGGTATCGcgtaaacaaataataaaagtaGTGTTACATTGAAGATAAAAATTGAACAgattcaagaacaaaattatcaAAAATGAAGAAGCTACCGGGTGTAAACTGAAGCTATATGTACACCTAGTTTACTATGCTCgtgaaacattaaaatattactTCCAAAAGGTATATGATTTATATCCGGAAGCCTgattatatctttcaaaaaagcTACTCTGTAATGGTGAAATTTAATCGTTTAATATAAGTATCGAGGATGAACGAAATTTTCCAACAGTTATCCctttattaattaatacataGGAAAGGTATACGCGTATAATATGCATCTTTAGTATTTTGATCGTAACTGTTTTACTCTATTCTTTTGACGAGACGAATGCTGCATTTTTTCACGGTACATTTATGGTAGAGGTAGCGCGGTTCTTGCGAAATTAAAAACTTTACGGGCTCGTTCATTTCGGCCTTTTAAGCGGCACGAGAAAAAACTCGTAAAACGCGGACATATTCGAATAGCGTTTTCATCTCGTGCACGATCCCGCGAATTCTCCGTCATAAAATCCCGACGCGATCTTCGAAGTACGTCCagaaacattttattatttcctaTTCTCGCGTATTATACCGTTGTATAATTTCACAATTacgaaaaacagaaaaaaaggaaaagaagaagagagagaaacggGATAGCGAGAGGggtgaaagaaggaaaagagtAGGAGGACGAAGTACGTTGCACGCGGCTATGCACCCGACACAGCAGTAATTTGTAGTTTTTACGAGAAATTCTATATTTGCTCGAGCTTTTCATTAACCCGCTCGTGTTAACCGAGCTGCGACACGGTAATAAGGGTTGCATGAGCAAAAGGGGTTCAGCAGCCGACTGAGCGCAGCTATGAGTCGGTACAGTGAAGAGGAGAAGGCCACACGGTTAGAAAAAGCGAGGGAAAGAGCGACAAAGTGGGAGAACTTTCTGCTACTAATTAATTATTTCCGTGACAAATACCGGTAAGAGCAAACCTTACATcaaaatgaaagaagaagacAGAATTGGTATACCTACGTTCTATATTTATTAAGAAGCGTCTGGTTTCCACGAAGAGAACCTAAAACAATATTCACAATCAGATTTTTCTAGCTGAATTTCgctacaaaaatatttatcggtagaaccaataataattttctaGCAAGGCAATACCAATTCGTAACCATTACACAGTCTAAAGTCAAGCAAATGACAAATTCGAActtgttaaataaataatacacaATATATACGTATCGTATACTATAAGTATATTAGGAAATGTATATTACGTATGTAATCACATTATTCACTTGACACTTTGTTTATCTTTtactatattattaatttatgtcAGTAATAATTTTTCAACCTGACAAGTTATTCTTAAACTTACTCAAACTGACTCAAACAGACTTAAATTTCTTTGTCTACTTGCAGCAAACTCTAACTCGGTACTTtctaactttttaaaatgtttaaatattcATTCTTTACACTCTTTCGTCATTTTAAATAAGTACTAAGTCTCTGAATAAAAATGACATAGAGTGAAAAACGTTTAAGGTAGAGTCTAAATCATAGATCATAAGGAAGCATAGATACAATACTTTCATTGGAATAGTAAAACTGACAGCTGTCACAGTTCACACAGAACTGGATGTTGCGTTTTAGGACTTGTAGGATACAAGAACAAAAGTGTAGACAGGATATCTCGAGAACTTAAGTACTCGACTAGATCTTCCAACACCTATTGGTATCTTGTCCGTTGCAGGCACGAGTGGCGCTCGTTTCTCGAGTTACAAAACTTCGCTAGCCAAGGGCCGTGCCTAAAACAATATTGGTGGGGGCATCTAGAGCCAGCACGACCCCTACACATCAGATATTTATTTAAGACCGTCCGACACGGCTGCTTTACTCTTGTTCACCGTAGAATTCCTGCTTCATATATGTGCAAATACATATACACGACGTGCAGCTCACTGACGAAGGTTACCAAGTAGTCGGGACTAAGTACCCCAAACCCGAAATGTTGACCTAGTTAATAGCTTCGTGTTTGATTTGACTACTGTTGTCCGGATAAGCGGTTCCGTAATGCGAGCCCTGCGCTTTTATTATTATCGGCCATGAAATTCAATACTATTGAAATTATCTTCAATTAGGGATACTGACACACTCCTCTTTCTGCATTTTCCATATTTCTTTTAGTATATAGATTATTGATACATATTGTAGAAACGTAGCAACTTGATTTTGCTTCTTATTCCTCTTTTTCTAAATAATAGGACAATTTCTaattgcgttatttaaatatatgccTTAATAATGTTCTGTAAATTAATGTAAATATCACTAGGTATGCTACTTTcattaatttgtattatatagAAAATTTGTAGTTATTTACAGTTATAATTGATAAAGCTATGTTTTAAAGTATTAAGTTAATTTAACACAGAATCAGACTTATAGAGAAGTAATATAATATTCTTCCTAGCGTGCAGAATTTAATTCAGGAATGTTAATGAGGATTCTACGGAATCGCAAGTTAAGCGAAGTTTAGCAAAGGAAATTTGTAACTCATTGTTTCCCGATTCGCCAAAGTATTTGATGCAAATTTATGTTTCTCAAATCAGCGTTCACCTTGAGAAAAGGGGAAATTAATGTGGACGAAATAAACAATGTTGTTTCTCTACCAGTTATAAAGACAAATTGAAATCTAATGGAAAATTCCATAATGGATTCTATCGAGTTCGATTTagattcaaatttttatatttctaataatccTATCTACTACAAATAGCACGCACACATACAACGATTTTTGATTCGAATAACATTTATTTAACGCTTTCTCGATTATCAATCAACGTTCCAACgggatatatacatatatataaataaaatagagtttatcaatattttactaACCGATCATACGTTCCGATTCATTTCGCAGTGTGAGTTGAAAATTGAACAGGACCAAAATCTCCGGGGGGCAGGAAAGCTAAAATCCAAAACTCGGAAGCCAACGAAAGCCATTGATCCTAATGCACAAGGAAGCGATCACTCGCTCTGGTGATCAatgaagagagaagaaaaaaaggacttTTCGCAAGCCGACTTACACGTCTCAGTGACGATGTAACGACTTCACAATTCGTGCCGAGGCCTGTTAATCCTCCACCCGATCGATCGAGCAGGGATTCATGCTGTTTGCCGAAACACCCGCAAACTCTCTTTTTCAATGCTGCATTTTCAGCTGTGCCTCTTTTCGAGTGAAACACACTATGATATAATTCGACTCATGAATTCCTCTGGTCAGAagttttatgcttttaatattaattttgaaacaaaatttattctTGGAATTGTGTTGTATGTACTTCGAAATTCATTTCATTTCGTAAAAATTTTTCAGAGTTATCGTGTTATCCATAACAGTTGGTCCATATTATCAATTACGAAAACTGAAATACAAATGGTTATTGATTGTAATGGTACTTTCAATTTATATTGATTTTTTGTGTAATTGTATGAACATCATATTATCTTAAATTACCATCTGTGCAAACGATTAAACAGCCTATAGAGCGGTTAACGTGTGTACAAACATTCCGACGTTCTTTTATGCAACATGAAAGGATGTCTCTTACGGTGCTTGGCACTGAAAAGCATCAAATCGTGCCACTTTGCCCTATAGTTATCCCCGTCGTTTAGGGTCAGAAGAATAGAGTCTGTATaagtttaaaaatttattaaccaATATTTGTGTGATTTGTtgaaaacaaaattataaaattttattctttaaagcataaaatataaaaaatgacaGAATATTTTTTGACATCGATCTTAATAATTTACAGGATAATTTTACTATCATGATATTTCATAAATCCTTAAACGATTCAAAACGTTTTAATAGATTAAATTTATGGATATGGCAAAAGCATATTTCTACGTTCTGTCTTCAtttagttttctttttctccaCCCCCGAATAGCGCGATTGCTATTCAGATATTCGAACCGCGGggctttaataaaaatatttgctaaGAAAACAGTTTGCCCGAGGTTCCCGGGAAGCAAGACGAGTTATTCTTATATCCAGATTCGCAGCGTATTCTTCGCTCATGATTTCCATAAATGCAGTAATTCGAAGTAAGACGGCCGTCGGCCTTTCTAACTTTTAATGGTTCATATTTAATGGTTCATACGTTTATAGATATAGTAAACATAAAATAAATTCGTAAGAAAATGAATATtggatttaataaatatttcactaaTTACATAATAAAAGATCTTTATACGGACActcatattataaatttaaaatgtaTATAGTCAAATAAGATATGCTAATGAAATCTATAATACATTGAGACTTAAACATATATGTTTTCCATATTTGTAACAATACAATCTTCGTTTTTACAAATACTCATTCTTTTCAGACTTTTCCTCAATCTGTATCTATGATGACGCTTCATAGTATATCCAATATTTTCTAGTTGATACTTATCTGTAGTTATATTGTATGCTTCAATATAATGCtataaaaaataacaaatgtCATTAATAATTACTTTACTTTatgttactttattatttttattattaacagtaCCTTATCGTCTTCAAAGATACAGAAAATATTGTTGAATTTTGGAGATACACGTCGTATGCAACTAAAGGTATTATTTGCAGCATCTTGACATTTGCATGCCATATCTTTGGAACATAACTGTGAAATTGATAAATTCcgcaaaaataaaatttatatcataTACATTTTGCATACAACTGTTCTTATATATCTAATACATACTGTAAGGTTTGGATCATAATCACTTGGACAACCTGAGGATGGAATACCTTTAGATTTTTCTCCTCTATACTCTATTAAGAGAGTTCTATCTTTTGGCaatatcttttttaaaaatGACATCCCATCAGATGGACGTTGTATACCAGCTATTCCTAAAATTGTTGCAAATAAATCAACACTGCTGACAGGTGCAACAATTTTTGATGGTGTAATTCCAGGACCTCGTATTAATAATGGAACTTTAATATCTGTTTCATATGGTTGGCGTTTATCTATTGGCATACTGAACTGGCCTAAAATAGTATGTACAATACATGTTAATTCATATCTGATTTatgttaaaatttatttaaacgcaAAATATACTACCAATATGATATCCATTATCtgatgtaaatataatataagtatTATTTAAAAGATTTCCCATTTTTAAAGCTTCATATACATTTTCTACAAGTTCATCAACAGCTAGCAATGTTTCCCATCTCCTTCTATAGATTTCATCTAACTTAGGCAATAAATTATCAGGAAGTGGAGATGGCCCCCTTTGTACTAGCCAATGCTTGTCCTATTAAATAATATAGTTTAACATAGTGACATCAAAATttgtatgaaaaatattttataccatTTGAGTCTGTGTATTGAAATTAGGCGTTCTTTTAGCTAtcacatatttatatttatcaatATGCCTCATTGCTGGTATAAAAGGTGCATGAGGTGCAGGCGGTGCTAAAACCATAAGAAATGGTTCACTATTTGGATTATGTGCCTTAATGAAATCTATTGCCAGATCACTCTGAAAGaagataattttaaatatactatAAAAGTACACATGATTTTTCCATACTTACAATTACATCAGTAAGATAATCATTTGGTTCACTACCAAATTTTTTTTCAGTTCCATTAATAGATAaggaataattataatattttgaatTTCCAATAAGTCCAACCCACCAATCCCATCCTTCTGGTACATGAGAGGATCCACCTACTATTTTTTCTCCATactcaataaaatttttttaattaaattagaaaCACTTCATGTTCAActaattacaatttataatattttgta encodes:
- the LOC126915890 gene encoding N-acetylglucosamine-6-sulfatase-like; the encoded protein is MTILLTCIFVSCIFLSYCAENIVLIIADDLDIFLDGMTPMQSTLELIGSKGATFSNCFVASPICCPNRASILTGTYQHNHLVVNNSISGGCNSIEWQKLQEPNTFAAHLKKEMLYRTFYGGKYLNQYGEKIVGGSSHVPEGWDWWVGLIGNSKYYNYSLSINGTEKKFGSEPNDYLTDVISDLAIDFIKAHNPNSEPFLMVLAPPAPHAPFIPAMRHIDKYKYVIAKRTPNFNTQTQMDKHWLVQRGPSPLPDNLLPKLDEIYRRRWETLLAVDELVENVYEALKMGNLLNNTYIIFTSDNGYHIGQFSMPIDKRQPYETDIKVPLLIRGPGITPSKIVAPVSSVDLFATILGIAGIQRPSDGMSFLKKILPKDRTLLIEYRGEKSKGIPSSGCPSDYDPNLTLCSKDMACKCQDAANNTFSCIRRVSPKFNNIFCIFEDDKHYIEAYNITTDKYQLENIGYTMKRHHRYRLRKSLKRMSICKNEDCIVTNMENIYV